From Actinopolyspora lacussalsi, a single genomic window includes:
- a CDS encoding aminomethyltransferase (product_source=KO:K00605; cath_funfam=3.30.1360.120; cog=COG0404; ko=KO:K00605; pfam=PF01571,PF08669; superfamily=101790,103025; tigrfam=TIGR00528): MSPSRKTPLHEIHRRLGATFTEFAGWEMPLRYSGDINEHNAVRGTAGLFDLTHMGELRISGAQAAEALDYALVANASAITVGRARYTMICDEAGGVLDDLIVYRTGEREFLVVANAANAAVVSTELAERVRGFDTEYTDLSDEYALIAVQGPVAKDILAPLTEIDLTTVKYFAGYPGRVANCDVLLARTGYTGEDGFELFTSVEDAATVWQALSEAGAPHGIQPAGLACRDTLRLEAGMPLHGHELSTEVTPFDANLGRVVRLDKSGDFVGRAALADAAERTAERTLVGLRGTGRRAPRHGYRVLDGDGADVGVVTSGAPSPTLGYPIAMAYVDHACAKTGTELQVDIRGKAVAVEVVDPPFYSRNR, from the coding sequence ATGTCACCGTCCCGCAAGACACCACTGCACGAGATCCATCGGCGGCTCGGGGCCACCTTCACCGAGTTCGCGGGCTGGGAAATGCCGCTGCGCTACTCCGGTGACATCAACGAGCACAACGCGGTACGCGGCACGGCGGGCCTGTTCGATCTCACGCACATGGGCGAGCTTCGCATCAGCGGCGCCCAGGCCGCCGAGGCACTGGACTACGCGCTGGTGGCCAACGCCTCGGCGATCACCGTCGGGCGTGCGCGTTACACGATGATCTGCGACGAGGCGGGCGGAGTACTGGACGACCTGATCGTCTACCGCACCGGGGAACGGGAATTCCTCGTGGTCGCCAATGCCGCGAACGCCGCCGTGGTCTCGACCGAGCTGGCCGAGCGGGTACGCGGTTTCGACACCGAGTACACCGACCTCTCCGACGAGTACGCGCTGATCGCGGTTCAGGGCCCGGTGGCCAAGGACATCCTGGCACCGTTGACCGAGATCGACCTGACAACGGTCAAGTACTTCGCGGGATACCCCGGCAGGGTAGCCAATTGTGATGTTCTACTCGCCCGCACCGGCTATACCGGCGAAGACGGTTTCGAGCTGTTCACATCCGTCGAGGACGCGGCTACGGTTTGGCAGGCGCTCAGCGAGGCGGGCGCCCCGCACGGGATACAGCCCGCCGGCTTGGCATGCCGGGACACACTACGGTTGGAGGCCGGTATGCCGTTGCACGGTCACGAGCTCTCCACCGAAGTGACCCCGTTCGACGCCAATCTGGGTCGGGTGGTCCGACTGGACAAGTCGGGAGATTTCGTGGGACGCGCCGCGCTCGCCGACGCGGCGGAGCGGACCGCGGAGCGCACACTGGTGGGGCTGCGCGGAACGGGCCGCCGCGCCCCACGCCACGGTTACCGGGTACTGGACGGTGACGGCGCCGATGTCGGCGTCGTGACCAGCGGTGCGCCGTCGCCCACGCTGGGTTACCCGATCGCGATGGCCTATGTGGACCACGCCTGCGCGAAGACGGGAACCGAGTTACAAGTGGACATTCGCGGCAAGGCAGTCGCTGTGGAGGTCGTGGACCCGCCCTTCTACAGCCGGAACCGCTGA
- a CDS encoding AcrR family transcriptional regulator (product_source=COG1309; cath_funfam=1.10.10.60; cog=COG1309; pfam=PF00440,PF02909; superfamily=46689,48498) — MPRPSTPLLSMERIRESALEIIDTAGLEALSMRRLAERLGVRAASLYNYVPNKDELLHDLANSTMARVDVSGFETDWVTGVTVWARSYRRALVEHPNLVPFIASGPARREAALRRADAVHGGLVEAGWPQRYATMIGASVKYLVVGSAMGSFAGGFVDDAEIYDERFPNLGRAHLLRSHATEIDNASFELALHAFTEGLRRRYAELDEIH; from the coding sequence TTGCCCAGACCGAGCACGCCCCTGCTGTCGATGGAACGCATCCGGGAGTCCGCACTCGAGATCATCGACACCGCCGGGCTGGAGGCACTTTCGATGCGCCGCCTGGCGGAACGACTGGGAGTGCGGGCGGCTTCGCTGTACAACTACGTCCCCAACAAGGACGAGCTGCTGCACGATCTCGCCAACTCGACGATGGCCCGGGTCGACGTCTCCGGGTTCGAGACGGACTGGGTCACGGGCGTGACCGTCTGGGCCCGCTCCTATCGCCGGGCGCTGGTGGAACACCCCAACCTGGTGCCGTTCATCGCCTCCGGCCCGGCTCGCAGGGAAGCGGCACTGCGCCGTGCCGACGCGGTGCACGGCGGGTTGGTCGAGGCCGGTTGGCCGCAGCGCTACGCGACCATGATCGGGGCTTCCGTGAAGTACCTCGTGGTGGGCAGCGCGATGGGATCGTTCGCGGGCGGATTCGTCGACGACGCCGAGATCTACGACGAGAGGTTCCCCAACCTCGGCAGGGCGCATCTGCTGCGCAGTCATGCGACGGAGATCGACAACGCCAGTTTCGAGCTGGCACTGCACGCCTTCACGGAAGGGCTGCGCAGACGTTACGCGGAACTCGACGAGATCCACTGA
- a CDS encoding long-chain acyl-CoA synthetase (product_source=KO:K01897; cath_funfam=2.30.38.10,3.30.300.30,3.40.50.980; cog=COG0318; ko=KO:K01897; pfam=PF00501,PF13193; superfamily=56801): MTTNHPGTVTGEQPMDTGSSASLSLASVLAEPARRTPDAPAVLEGRDRVEYGELWEQVCRHAAALRELGVVAGDRIALVAPNVVDFVRAYYAVQVVGAVVVPVPVLLVASEAAHLVSDSDARMILGHTSQLELARGCAERTGASLVTLGDVDSRQVGSQQGGSRQGEHDEPSLTELAAEVEPLSGFVTRAPQDEAVVFYTSGTTGKPKGAVLTQLNMVMNATVNAFDATDTDSSDLVLGCLPLFHVFGQTVSMNTTFRAGACLVLQPGFDPAQALELIREHGITQFNGVPTMFGRMLEAAPPDLRLPSLRLCVSGGAALPVSVLERFNERFETRILEGYGLSETSPSATVNQPSIGTRAGTVGHPLWGVEVEIAEPDSDRIELLPRGTRGEVVVRGHNVFAGYLGNPEATRAALVDGWFRTGDIGVRDEDGFLSIVDRKKELIIRNGYNVYPREVEELLLEHPELAQVAVIGLPDTTRGEEVCAVAVHATLSAGDTDQSVSDRVVEWAAARLAAHKYPRRVVFTDELPLGPSHKVLKRELRDRIIRDEQQTSRN; encoded by the coding sequence ATGACCACGAATCACCCGGGCACCGTGACAGGGGAGCAGCCGATGGACACTGGTTCGTCCGCCTCGCTCTCACTCGCCTCGGTGCTCGCGGAACCCGCCCGCCGCACTCCGGACGCCCCGGCCGTGCTGGAGGGGCGGGACCGAGTCGAATACGGCGAACTCTGGGAGCAGGTGTGTCGCCATGCCGCCGCACTGCGGGAGCTCGGTGTCGTCGCGGGTGACCGGATCGCCCTGGTGGCCCCGAACGTCGTGGACTTCGTCCGTGCCTACTACGCGGTGCAGGTGGTCGGGGCTGTCGTGGTACCCGTTCCGGTGTTGCTCGTCGCTTCGGAAGCCGCCCATCTGGTCTCGGATTCGGACGCGAGGATGATCCTGGGACACACCAGCCAGCTGGAGCTGGCTCGGGGCTGTGCCGAACGAACCGGCGCGAGTCTGGTGACCCTGGGGGACGTCGACTCCCGGCAGGTGGGCTCCCAGCAGGGGGGATCCCGGCAGGGAGAGCACGACGAGCCGTCGTTGACCGAGCTGGCGGCCGAGGTCGAGCCGCTGTCCGGTTTCGTGACCCGCGCGCCGCAGGACGAGGCGGTCGTCTTCTACACCAGCGGGACCACGGGCAAACCCAAGGGCGCCGTGCTGACCCAGCTGAACATGGTCATGAACGCGACGGTCAACGCCTTCGACGCCACCGACACCGATTCTAGTGATCTGGTGCTGGGATGTCTGCCGTTGTTCCACGTGTTCGGCCAGACGGTCTCGATGAACACCACGTTCCGTGCCGGCGCCTGCTTGGTGCTGCAACCCGGCTTCGATCCCGCACAGGCGCTGGAGCTGATTCGTGAGCACGGAATCACCCAGTTCAACGGGGTGCCCACGATGTTCGGCCGGATGTTGGAAGCCGCCCCGCCGGACCTGCGGTTGCCCAGCCTGCGGCTGTGCGTGTCCGGTGGGGCCGCCTTGCCGGTTTCGGTGCTGGAGCGTTTCAACGAGCGGTTCGAGACCCGGATACTGGAGGGTTACGGCCTCTCCGAGACCTCGCCGAGCGCGACGGTCAACCAACCCTCCATCGGGACGCGGGCGGGCACCGTGGGACATCCGCTGTGGGGTGTCGAGGTCGAGATCGCCGAGCCGGACTCCGACCGGATCGAGCTGTTGCCCCGCGGCACCCGCGGCGAGGTCGTCGTACGTGGGCACAACGTGTTCGCCGGTTACCTCGGGAATCCGGAGGCGACCCGTGCGGCACTCGTCGACGGCTGGTTCCGTACCGGCGACATCGGGGTCAGGGACGAGGACGGATTCCTGTCCATCGTCGACCGTAAGAAGGAGCTGATCATTCGCAACGGGTACAACGTCTACCCGCGGGAGGTCGAGGAGCTCCTACTGGAGCACCCCGAGCTGGCACAGGTGGCGGTCATCGGGCTGCCGGACACCACCCGTGGCGAAGAGGTCTGTGCGGTAGCGGTGCATGCCACACTGTCGGCAGGGGATACCGACCAGTCGGTTAGCGACCGGGTGGTCGAGTGGGCCGCGGCGCGGCTGGCGGCGCACAAGTACCCGCGACGAGTGGTCTTCACCGACGAACTCCCGCTCGGGCCCAGCCACAAGGTGCTCAAACGGGAGTTGCGGGACCGGATCATTCGGGACGAACAACAGACGAGTCGGAACTGA
- a CDS encoding 3-oxoacyl-[acyl-carrier protein] reductase (product_source=KO:K00059; cath_funfam=3.40.50.720; cog=COG1028; ko=KO:K00059; pfam=PF13561; superfamily=51735), translating to MAQQLDGRVAVVTGAGRGIGAGIAEKLASEGAAVAVVDLDESTCAETVRRITDAGGSALAVSADVTDSDSVERAFTRVSEQLGTVGVLVNNAGVTKDNMLFKMSEQDWDTVMGVHLRGAFLCSKAAQQQMVPQRWGKIVNLSSVSALGNRGQANYSTAKAGVQGFTKTLAIELGPFGINVNAIAPGFIVSDMTATTAERLGMTFEQLQEGAAAETPVRRVGQPADIANAVSFLTSEQSSFVTGQTLYVDGGRKLG from the coding sequence GTGGCTCAACAACTGGACGGACGAGTGGCCGTGGTAACCGGAGCGGGAAGGGGAATCGGCGCCGGTATCGCCGAGAAACTCGCTTCCGAAGGTGCCGCGGTCGCGGTGGTGGACCTGGACGAGTCCACCTGCGCCGAAACCGTGCGGCGTATCACCGACGCGGGTGGGTCGGCGCTGGCCGTGTCGGCAGACGTCACCGACTCGGACTCGGTGGAGCGTGCCTTCACCCGGGTCTCGGAGCAGTTGGGAACCGTCGGTGTCCTGGTCAACAACGCCGGGGTCACCAAGGACAACATGCTGTTCAAGATGTCCGAGCAGGACTGGGACACCGTCATGGGGGTTCACCTGCGCGGTGCTTTCCTGTGCAGCAAGGCCGCCCAGCAGCAGATGGTTCCCCAGCGCTGGGGGAAGATCGTGAACCTTTCCAGCGTGTCCGCGCTCGGCAATCGCGGTCAGGCGAACTACTCCACCGCGAAAGCGGGAGTGCAGGGGTTCACCAAGACCCTGGCGATCGAGCTGGGGCCGTTCGGCATCAACGTCAACGCCATCGCGCCCGGTTTCATCGTCTCCGACATGACCGCGACGACGGCCGAGCGGCTCGGGATGACCTTCGAGCAGCTGCAGGAGGGTGCCGCCGCCGAGACGCCGGTGCGCCGTGTCGGTCAGCCCGCCGACATCGCCAACGCGGTGAGCTTCCTGACCAGTGAGCAGTCCTCGTTCGTCACCGGTCAGACGCTCTACGTCGACGGCGGTCGCAAGCTCGGCTGA
- a CDS encoding acyl-CoA dehydrogenase (product_source=KO:K00249; cath_funfam=1.10.540.10,1.20.140.10,2.40.110.10; cog=COG1960; ko=KO:K00249; pfam=PF00441,PF02770,PF02771; superfamily=47203,56645) has protein sequence MVDFALSDTERDIRDWVRNFVQRELMPLEQQVLDRERRGERGLTKEETQQLRDKARQAGFWGVQTPEEYGGMGLSAVLTALVEVELGRTFVPFSFGGSADNILYYGNEEQKQRYLVPTIEGTRKSCFAITEPDAGSDAKNIRTTARKEGSEWVIDGEKTFITGGIDADFTMVFAVTDKEKGADGGVTCFLVDRDMGWTSEPIDIMGEWDRQPAALTFDGVRVPEENVLGEVGNGFGLAMQWIGQGRYMLPARALGGCERMVEMATEYSQSRRTFGSPIADRQAIQWMIADSAVEIEALRWLVLQAAWQVDQGMDSRHAQSIAKLHGGVRANEIVDRVMQIHGGMGYTRELPIERWYRDMRLLRIFEGTDEIQRRTVARNLLKGHASIRGVLG, from the coding sequence ATGGTTGATTTCGCACTGTCGGACACCGAACGCGACATCCGCGACTGGGTCCGCAACTTCGTCCAGCGTGAGCTGATGCCGCTGGAGCAGCAGGTTCTCGACCGGGAACGGCGTGGCGAGCGCGGTCTGACCAAGGAGGAGACCCAGCAGCTGCGCGACAAGGCCCGCCAGGCGGGTTTCTGGGGGGTCCAGACTCCGGAGGAGTACGGCGGCATGGGGCTGTCCGCCGTGCTTACGGCCCTGGTAGAGGTGGAGCTCGGTCGGACCTTCGTGCCGTTCAGTTTCGGAGGCTCCGCCGACAACATCCTCTACTACGGCAACGAGGAGCAGAAACAGCGCTATCTGGTCCCGACCATCGAGGGGACCCGGAAGTCCTGCTTCGCGATAACCGAACCGGACGCCGGGTCTGATGCGAAAAACATTCGCACCACTGCCCGGAAGGAGGGCTCGGAGTGGGTCATCGACGGTGAGAAGACGTTCATCACCGGTGGCATCGACGCCGACTTCACCATGGTCTTCGCCGTCACCGACAAGGAGAAGGGGGCCGACGGCGGCGTCACCTGTTTCCTGGTCGACCGGGACATGGGCTGGACCTCGGAGCCCATCGACATCATGGGGGAGTGGGACCGGCAACCCGCCGCGCTGACCTTCGACGGCGTCCGGGTGCCAGAGGAGAACGTGCTCGGCGAGGTCGGCAACGGCTTCGGACTCGCCATGCAGTGGATCGGACAGGGCAGGTACATGCTGCCCGCGCGCGCCCTGGGCGGCTGTGAGCGCATGGTGGAAATGGCCACGGAGTACTCGCAGTCCCGCAGGACCTTCGGGTCCCCGATCGCGGATCGGCAGGCCATCCAGTGGATGATCGCGGACTCCGCCGTCGAGATCGAGGCGTTGCGCTGGCTGGTGCTGCAGGCGGCCTGGCAGGTTGACCAGGGGATGGATTCCCGCCACGCGCAGTCCATCGCCAAGCTGCACGGTGGTGTTCGCGCCAACGAGATCGTGGACCGGGTGATGCAGATCCACGGCGGCATGGGCTACACCAGGGAACTCCCCATCGAGCGGTGGTACCGGGACATGCGGCTGCTGCGCATCTTCGAGGGAACCGACGAGATCCAGCGTCGTACCGTGGCGCGCAACCTGCTCAAGGGGCATGCCTCGATACGCGGCGTACTGGGGTGA
- a CDS encoding hypothetical protein (product_source=Hypo-rule applied; cath_funfam=1.20.990.10; smart=SM00708), which translates to MSIFKKVAKVADVAKSPQGRRAIEQAKRYAQDPKNKEKIDRVVNKVKGRGKSH; encoded by the coding sequence ATGTCGATCTTCAAGAAGGTAGCCAAGGTAGCCGACGTCGCCAAGAGTCCGCAGGGCAGGCGCGCGATCGAACAGGCGAAGCGTTACGCCCAGGACCCCAAGAACAAGGAAAAGATCGACCGGGTCGTGAACAAGGTCAAGGGCAGGGGCAAAAGCCACTGA
- a CDS encoding uncharacterized protein (UPF0261 family) (product_source=COG5441; cog=COG5441; pfam=PF06792), whose amino-acid sequence MGSVYVVGTFDTKGDELGYVAGLLRADGSSVVTVDLGTSGAGSAAAVSIPSESVAEHHPHGSGAVFTGERGSAVTAMSEAFRRFLLTRDDVAGILGAGGSGATALVTPAMRALPVGVPKFVVSTVASGDVSGYVDASDITMMPAVTDVAGLNRISRRVLANAAHALHGAAGASPPDVTDRPAVGLSMFGVTTPCVSAVAQELEAAYDPLVFHATGTGGRAMEKLADDGLLYALLDITTTEVCDLVSGGVMSAGGERLDAPARAGLPYVGSCGALDMVNFGAPETVPDRYRDRLLYEHNPQVTLMRTTPEECEAIGMFLADKLNALPGRVRFLLPEGGVSALDAVGSPFHDPEADEVLFDTLERNVVQHEQRRLVRLPHNINDSQFVRALLDAFHEVVADE is encoded by the coding sequence TTGGGCAGTGTCTACGTAGTCGGAACCTTCGACACCAAGGGCGACGAACTCGGGTACGTCGCCGGCCTGCTCCGTGCTGACGGATCGTCGGTGGTGACCGTGGACCTGGGCACCTCGGGAGCCGGCTCCGCCGCGGCCGTCTCGATCCCCTCCGAGTCGGTCGCCGAGCATCATCCGCACGGCAGTGGTGCCGTGTTCACCGGAGAGCGCGGTTCCGCGGTCACCGCGATGTCGGAGGCGTTCCGGCGGTTCCTGCTCACCCGCGACGATGTCGCGGGGATCCTCGGCGCCGGCGGGTCCGGAGCCACCGCCCTGGTTACGCCCGCGATGCGCGCGTTGCCCGTCGGCGTTCCGAAGTTCGTGGTCTCCACGGTCGCCTCCGGCGACGTTTCCGGCTACGTCGACGCCAGCGACATCACGATGATGCCCGCGGTCACCGATGTCGCCGGGCTGAACCGGATATCACGGCGTGTGCTGGCCAATGCCGCGCACGCCTTGCACGGTGCGGCGGGCGCGAGCCCACCGGACGTGACCGACAGGCCCGCCGTCGGCCTCTCCATGTTCGGCGTGACCACTCCGTGCGTCAGTGCCGTGGCCCAGGAACTCGAGGCCGCTTACGATCCGCTGGTTTTCCACGCGACCGGAACCGGGGGCCGCGCGATGGAGAAACTGGCCGACGACGGGCTGCTGTACGCGCTGCTGGACATCACCACCACCGAAGTCTGCGACCTCGTTTCCGGCGGAGTGATGAGTGCGGGTGGGGAACGGCTCGACGCGCCCGCACGAGCGGGACTGCCCTACGTGGGTTCCTGCGGCGCGCTGGACATGGTCAATTTCGGCGCACCGGAGACCGTGCCGGACCGATACCGGGACCGGCTGCTCTACGAGCACAATCCGCAGGTCACCCTGATGCGTACCACTCCGGAGGAGTGCGAGGCCATCGGAATGTTCCTGGCCGACAAGCTCAACGCCTTACCCGGTCGGGTGAGATTCCTGCTTCCCGAGGGCGGAGTGTCGGCGCTGGACGCCGTTGGCAGTCCCTTCCACGATCCGGAAGCCGACGAAGTGTTGTTCGACACACTCGAACGTAACGTGGTGCAGCACGAACAACGGCGTTTGGTCCGACTGCCGCACAACATCAACGATTCGCAGTTCGTCCGGGCGTTGCTGGACGCGTTCCACGAGGTGGTGGCTGATGAGTGA
- a CDS encoding putative TIM-barrel enzyme (product_source=COG5564; cog=COG5564; pfam=PF09370; superfamily=51621) has translation MSEQRRDTSSREGPPDRAGILRRLYDKVERGVPIVGGGAGTGLSAKSEEAGGIDLLVLYNSGRYRMAGRGSLAGLLAYGNANDIVLEMAREVLPVVRNTPVLAGVNGTDPFMIREKFLAELRDLGFAGVQNFPTVGLIDGVFRANLEETGMGFDREVEMIRAAREMDLLTTPYVFSADDARAMTRAGADVIVCHMGLTTGGSIGAETALSLDECVASIEEWSAAAAEIRDDVLVLCHGGPISAPADMAYVLSRTGRCHGFYGASSMERLPTEQAVTARTGEFLEQRSSG, from the coding sequence ATGAGTGAACAGCGCCGTGACACGAGTTCCCGGGAAGGACCGCCGGATCGTGCCGGCATCCTGCGACGGCTGTACGACAAGGTCGAGCGTGGCGTGCCGATAGTCGGTGGCGGCGCGGGAACGGGTCTCTCCGCCAAGTCGGAGGAAGCCGGTGGGATCGATCTCCTCGTGCTGTACAACTCGGGGCGTTACCGCATGGCGGGCAGGGGATCGCTCGCGGGACTTCTCGCGTACGGAAACGCCAACGACATCGTGCTGGAAATGGCGCGCGAGGTGCTGCCCGTGGTCCGAAACACCCCGGTACTGGCAGGAGTGAACGGAACCGACCCGTTCATGATTCGGGAGAAGTTTCTCGCGGAACTGCGTGATCTGGGATTCGCCGGAGTGCAGAACTTTCCCACCGTCGGTCTCATCGACGGGGTGTTCCGGGCGAACCTGGAGGAAACGGGGATGGGTTTCGACCGTGAGGTGGAAATGATCCGCGCCGCCCGTGAAATGGACCTGCTCACAACGCCCTATGTTTTCTCCGCGGACGACGCGCGGGCGATGACGCGCGCCGGCGCCGACGTGATCGTTTGTCACATGGGGCTCACCACCGGCGGAAGTATCGGAGCCGAAACAGCGCTGAGTCTGGACGAATGTGTGGCCTCGATCGAGGAGTGGTCGGCGGCGGCCGCCGAGATTCGCGACGATGTTCTCGTGCTCTGCCACGGCGGCCCCATAAGCGCGCCGGCGGACATGGCTTATGTGCTCTCGCGAACCGGCCGTTGTCACGGATTCTACGGTGCCAGCAGTATGGAGAGACTACCGACCGAACAGGCGGTCACCGCTCGGACCGGCGAGTTCCTGGAACAGCGAAGTTCCGGCTGA
- a CDS encoding hypothetical protein (product_source=Hypo-rule applied; cath_funfam=3.30.530.20; pfam=PF10604; superfamily=55961): protein MAESYSSALVQAPVDRVWRVFGDFAALADWHPAITAGEIEQDSSPFAVGAVRKLRLADGSTVRERLVAFDSFRRSYGYEMLEGPFPVRNYRATVRVAPVTDTGVTFAEWSACYDLTTDPETDHRAADLDRVFREDVFATGLAALGRICAE, encoded by the coding sequence GTGGCCGAGTCGTATTCCAGCGCCCTGGTGCAAGCCCCGGTGGATCGTGTTTGGCGTGTTTTCGGTGATTTCGCGGCCCTCGCCGACTGGCATCCGGCCATAACCGCGGGCGAAATCGAACAGGATTCCTCCCCGTTCGCGGTGGGAGCCGTGCGGAAACTCCGGTTGGCCGATGGTTCGACCGTGCGGGAGCGACTGGTCGCGTTCGATTCGTTTCGACGTTCCTACGGTTACGAAATGCTCGAAGGTCCGTTCCCGGTGCGGAACTATCGCGCCACGGTTCGCGTGGCACCGGTTACCGACACCGGCGTGACCTTCGCCGAGTGGTCGGCGTGCTACGACCTCACCACCGATCCGGAGACCGACCACCGGGCGGCCGACCTCGATCGTGTTTTCCGTGAGGACGTGTTCGCCACCGGGCTGGCCGCCCTGGGGCGGATCTGCGCGGAGTGA